A segment of the Cricetulus griseus strain 17A/GY chromosome 6, alternate assembly CriGri-PICRH-1.0, whole genome shotgun sequence genome:
CCCTTCAGAATATATTTACCACCAAGCTTCAAAAATTACCCTTTCAGAGTtctgtttgattttgagacaggatctcatgtatcccaggctggcctccaactcactatgtagccaagaatgagcTCGAGCTCACAGTTCTCATCCCAAATTaagggatgacaggtgtgcaccaccacactggatTTACagtgttaggaatcaaacccaagtttccttaggcaagcactctaccaactgaacaaCTCCAGGCCTCCACAATATTTTCATCAGATTATCCTTGTAAGAAATTCATGTATTCCCTTAGGAGCAGGAATAATTGTTTTCTTCACCTTGTGGACATTGAGTAGTGTTTCTAAACCAGGTTTCAATTTACAAATTGCCCTACATGAGTCTTGCATGTCCTAGCATGCATGCTTAGCTTCTTGCATGATTCTATTTTGTATCTGTAACCTTGACTCTTTCATGAAACTTTTGATTTACACAAGCCTTTAGcttaggttttaattttttaaactacaTTTATGTGTTTACTGAGGGCAAGCACATTTGTGCCATGGTGAATGTGCCATGGCATTCCAGTGGATGTTAGAGGACAAACTGGGGGAGTTGGTGGGACCCTGGAATCAAACTCCGGTAGTCAGACggggcagcaagcacctttacccgctaagccatcttgccacctGGTTTTTCGGTTTTCTTGTTAGCCACTTGAGTCCCTTCAGTACAAAGCAACTCTCTAGCCACACTGTCCACAAAGGTGGGTTAGCCAGCTCTTTAAAAGATCCCATGTTTTATGAGAAGATGTCAGTCCTGCAGATTGGGATAAAAACTATATGGAGAGTTAATGCAAACAAAtcatcagagaggaaaaaaataatgctgTATTTTAGCATTGAACATTTGATAATAGAGAAAGTTTTATTAGTGTTGCTTGGGTATAATAGTTATATTATGACTatgtttttaaaggtattttagatttattttgtttatgtatgagtgttttgatggcatatatgtctgtataacATGTGGGTTTCTGGGACGATCAAgagacattggattccctggaactggagttaaggatggttgtggaTGCCAAGAGCTAAATCTGGGTCCTCAAAAAGCAACAAGTactctaacctctgagccatagcAAGTAATCTTTTAGAGCTAAATGCTAGCAGAAAATGTAGCCCAGCGTTAGACCATTTGCCTGTCATATGTGATCTCTGGTTTGACCCTAGCACTGAGGGAAATGTCCTGAATATTTACAGCTCAGTCTGTAGTGGCTGAGTATGACATcagatggatggagagagaatCTCGCCCTGCTACTTATCCTCCTCTTCTTTAGGACTGACGCCAATAATCAACTATTGTGGAAGGGGAGTGCATGCCGGCTATTGAACCTAGGATCTTGTACATGCTCTGTCAATCACTGAACTCAACACCCAACCCTAGGCAGGCCAGTAGACTGATGCAGGTGTTCAGATCTCTCTTAGAGAAGCAGCTCTACTGGGGACTTTCCAGACTGAAGTTCCAGAAAGGCTTTGTTCATCCTAAGATTGGACTATTTTCTTAGAATTCCATCTATCTTttttggggtggggcaggggcttGAAACacggtttctctgcatagccctggctgtcctggaactcactctgtagaccaggctggctttgaactcagtctgcatctgcctcctgagtgctgggattaaaggtatgcaccaccaccacctgccttcCAGCTTGTCCTTTGTTCCTATTTCTAATTGTTGACAGCACTTTCAGAGAACAATGATTGACTCCTACCCACAGAGAAGACAGTGTGGTCAAGTATGTGGCAGGCCAAGTACTTACCGTCAGAGAAATTCACTGACACCTCACATGGGTAGTCTGAATAAACTTTCCAGTTTAGAATTTcgaaaaattgtgtgtgtgtgtgtgtgtgtgtgtgtgtgtgtgtgtgtgtgtgtgtgtgtaggggaacATTTATGCAGTTGTGTACagatgcacatatgtgtggaagccagaaaaccACTTTAACTGCTATCCCTTAGAAGCCAtccactttttgttgttttttttttttttttttttttttagacagactCACTGAGATTtatcaagtaggctaggctggctggccagtaagcctcaggacccacctgtctctgcctccctgacacTGGGAATTCATGAGCCCACCATGACattcttgtgggttctgggggttgaaaTCAGGTCTTAATGGTTGCaaagcaggcactttaccaagcTGTAGCttgtgtttatatggtgtatgtacatgttcatgtgtgtactgctcattattttgattttttttatatttttggtttgtgcacacatatgccacaGCACCTGTGTAGAAATCAGACACATTGCAATTGTCAATTGTCTCCTCCCACCACAGGGGTCCCAGCGGtcaaacttggcagcaagtgctttgacctgctgagccttcttgaCAGTTCCATTCACCTTATTTTAGACTAGAGCAGCCATTAAATCTGACTAGGGTTAGACCAGCTGGTTAGCAAGCCCCAGGCATCTTCCTCCTgattccacctccccagcactgggattacaggtgcatgctgccatgcctggctttttttacACAAGCCTTCATGCTTATACAGCACTTTACCACATAAGCCATCTCCAAGCCTAGAATGTCTTAGGTGAAGGTCTATTAATAGAACATGGACTTAAAAATTCAATGGAATTTAAATCCATGATCACGATCAGAGCTTTGTGCCTACGTTTCTTCATGTGGCTGTTTCTGCATTAACTCCCACTACACGAGCAACAGGCTCCAAGGCTTTATACTTCAGAGAAGAGTCACACAACGGAGGATCTGGAGGCCTGTCTTTAAGTTCTTATGTCATCCTATACCAGCTATATGATCTTGAGTAGGCTACTTAATTTCAGCCTGCTTTTACATCTGAAAATAGGATGCCAGCTGTCTAACCTTAGTCACTAGATACCATGAGGATTTAAGGAAGCATATAAAGTGATCTAAGTCTACAAAATGTAGACTCAAGGATTAGCCCAGAGGGTTCACAGCTAGGCATGCCCACTGTCCTAACATGCTTGACAGCCACAGACTACAGCACTAACCCAGCAGATAACCTTGTCACCAGAGTCCTGGAACACTCTTGAAAATCTGCAGCCATCAGCATTCTCCTTGAAAACAACACCCTACTTATTGTAGACTTCTGGGCTAGCAAGCTAGGAGGAAGCCACGGTTTAACtctttccttttgtctgtttttatgaataAGACTGACAAAACCAGGATTCCACAGCCATACCAATCCTGATTAGCAGGATGTAGGAACCAGTTACATTGCCTGATACTGGACCAGGAATCTGGGATTGCTAAATCATTGACAATACACCCATCTGATGAAATTGGACCCATTGAGGCCACTAGAGTGAATGTGACCCCAGGAATGCATACCCAGGACTCCTTTGGCAGATAGCCAAGGTCCAAACTGAAGTAGCTTAGgccttttctttgaaaatacgaaaacagacacacaaaagctTGAATGCTGGCAAGATTCCTCAGGTGCACAGTAATGTCAGATGTCAGTTTTCACATGCCAAGGATGGTTTGACCCCAACACTAACTCAAAgtcttttaacttttttgttttgttttctggaaaggGTCTTCCTAAATAGACTTCAAACTCAGACCCTTCTATCTTGGCTTAAATGCTGGGATCAGAGACATGTGCCACCGCACTAAgatttcttccctctcttttacctcccccccacccacccacaaggtttctctgtgtagccctggttgtcctagaactctgtagactgggctggccttgaacacagagctctacctgcctctgcctccagagtgctgggattaaaggcataagccaccacggCCTGTCTTCTTCTAATTCTTCAGTGAATTTATTGACCCCTTTACTATCTGAATATTTACTTCTTTATAcaagactgtttaaaaaaaaaaaaaaagaggagttggcgagatggctcagcagttgagagcacgtactgcccttccaaaggacccttgttcaattcccagcaccacatggcagctcacaactgtctataactccagttccaaggaatctggcatcttcacacagacatacatgcaggcaaaacctcaatgtatatatataaaaagataaatcttaaaaaaaaatcacacaaatacTTTTATGGtgcatttatttatgatgtacttttaaagataaaaaagttgccagaaagaaaaaaacaaccccaGGCAAACAAGAAGTTGTCTATACTTATTTAATGCTAAGAACACAGATATTCAAGATAAAGTCAGTTAAGAAACAATGCTGTTTAACTTTTAAATATGATTCTGATCCTAAAAAGTGCTGATTGAAAGCACTaagacaagacacacacacacacatacacagcagtaTTTTATCTCTCAAGCCAACCTTAAAACACCTATGTAGTCTTAAGATATATTAAAATAGtgcaaaaggggaaaaaagtacCCATAGTGTTTAAACGAACAGGTGGTTTctacagaacaaaaataaaaatatcagacaATGTCTAGACTCAAATTCAAAGGTGACTCAGTGTCAGATGTAAGAGGGCGGCTGGGGACATGTGGTACTTGGTAGAGCAGGAGGCTCTGCTGGCCGCAAGGGGGTTGACTGGACACAGCAGTCACTGATAGGGAGGATAAAGTGCTATGTCCCTGACAGAAACCAGGTTCATAGAGGCTCTAGTGAAGCTTCCGGGACTGTAGCTGAGGTAGTGTTCTGAGAAGAGTGTTCTCCTTGACAGCACGGTCAGCATCTGGTTAAGCCGGGACCTGATGCCAGTGAAGTGGACCTGCCGCTCTTTACTCAAATTTCTGAATGAGTCCCTTAGGCACAGATCCAGGTGGGGGGTGCCCAGACCCAGATACTTGGGGTATCCgggagtgtggaggtcagggccTGTTAGGGAAACATGGGAACTGACAGAGCTTGCCAGTGAGCCCTGGGAAGACATAGAAGAGGATGACCTCAGACTAGAAGATCTCGACACTGACATCTTGGATGCAGGTGACCCTTCTTTAGACTGGGCACCCTGAAGAAGGAAGCTCTCATCAGCCTCAGTCTGTGTGGCAGTGGACTTAGCCCACACTGTAGCCTGGGAGCTTGCTGCCCTTGTGACAACTGTTGTTTGGATCCCAACACATGCCACGCTGGAACTGGTTTGTGTTCCCACCTCACTCAGGCTTACTGCAGCCATCTCTTCTCCTGGCTCTGTTTGGGTAGAGGCATCCACTACCTTACTATCCTCTAGTTGGTCCTTGTGGCTATTAAAATAGTCTTCATCACTGATGGTAGAAGCCTCAGAGTCATGGCGCTTGGCTTTGGCTCTGTCTTCTGGTGGCACTTCTGGGCTCAGGTTGGTCTTCTTGGGAGTACTTGAGAGCCTGGCCAGCCGGATGCGTAGCAGATTGCCCAATGTGGGCTCCTTTGACTGCGGCTTTTGGTTAGCCAGATGGTCAAACTTGCCACTGATCTGGAAGTTGGACAGGAGTTCGGAGCTGATGGGCTTCGACTGGGCATACAGGATCCGGAACTCCAGATCAAAATGTTCAACCACTTGGCCAGACAGAATTACCAAGTTACTGCTATTTAATTTGCCATCCGTCCATGTAAAACTGAAGgattaaaaacacacaaactgGTTATAAAGGATCTCAGTTTACCTATTCTCAGTAACTGCCATGTTAGAGTGACAACTTTGATGTTAACATGCTGTCTATGAAATAACAAATACACATGTCAAAAACAAAGGAGGCTAATGCTttaactgacacacacacacacacacaatcctcaGGCTGTTTTATACTAGCAGGAAGGTATATAATATTTAGGTCAGCAATCTTTGGCTGGAGATGCCAAAAGTGGGAAGCTAGTGACACTTATTCCAGTTTCTGCAGTGGAGATAGCTACTCCACCAAGATGCCAGTGCTCAGCACATTTTATACCTGATTAGCCCGGTGTTCTTGCCTGTCCAGcaacccttcctcttcctctggaaACAGAACCTATACTTTTGTCTCTACCCACAAAACCTATCATGCACACATTCTCTCTAGTCTCAATGTGGTGGGCATATGGTCCGGGACAGCCAGTGTCAGGTCCCTGGGCTTCATCCAAAGTGCATCTGTGACCCCACAAGGGCCAGATGAGTTTTCAAAGATGTGTGTCCCTGCTTCAGGAGACAGCTTTGAGAAACAGCTGTGGAGGGTGGGTCAGTAAGCAAGGGCCTTTGCCTTCAAAGGAAGAGACTAAGAATAAAGAGCAAGGCAGAAGTAGGGGACAGTGTTGTAATAAACACCCCGCAAGGCCCAGGGGAGCTACAGTCAGCTGCACCTTCGCACTCTGTGAGCTGCTGCCTCACTTGCACTCTGAGTTAGCCTCCTTACACTGAGCTTAGGGCCAGAAGCAAGCAGCATTAATGGGAGACCCTGAAACTCAGTTTCAACTATTTCTTGCAACTAAGAACCGTGACTAATACATGTTGCTTGAAAACTGCTTCAGAGCCCAAGAGTCTTTGGAATATACACAATGGGGtaacagaaacaaaggagctaCCTGACCCCAGAACTGTAGCGTGTCCTAACACACAGGAGTatcactgtcattggtgttaggACAGTGCATTTGTAGAGGGTAGTTTTTATACTTATAGATTTTCAAACAGCCAAAAAACTATTCAAAACCAAGTTACATCAGTATAAATAAATCCACCCTGGGAGACAGTGTAAGTCCCCTTGGTATTTATGAGTCCTCATAGAAGGAAGTCTCAAGAGCAAGCTGTGCTCAGTCTACACAATGGTGCTACTATGAGAAAAGGAAGGTACCTAGAGCTACTTATCTCACTATCTCGCCTGGCACAAAACTGCTAA
Coding sequences within it:
- the Fam83d gene encoding protein FAM83D, producing the protein MAAHCELLDELPAACLSPCGPPNPTELFSEARRLALEQLLAGGPDAWASFLRRERLGRFLNADEVRAVLGAAERPVEDGAAVAEDSFGSSHDCSSGTYFPEQSDLEPPALELGWPAFYRGAYRGATRVEAHFQPRGTGAGGPYGCKDALRQQLRSAREVIAVVMDVFSDIDIFRDLQEICRKRGVAVYILLDQALLSHFLDMCMDLKVHPEQEKLMTVRTITGNIYYARSGTKVVGKVHEKFTLIDGIRVATGSYSFTWTDGKLNSSNLVILSGQVVEHFDLEFRILYAQSKPISSELLSNFQISGKFDHLANQKPQSKEPTLGNLLRIRLARLSSTPKKTNLSPEVPPEDRAKAKRHDSEASTISDEDYFNSHKDQLEDSKVVDASTQTEPGEEMAAVSLSEVGTQTSSSVACVGIQTTVVTRAASSQATVWAKSTATQTEADESFLLQGAQSKEGSPASKMSVSRSSSLRSSSSMSSQGSLASSVSSHVSLTGPDLHTPGYPKYLGLGTPHLDLCLRDSFRNLSKERQVHFTGIRSRLNQMLTVLSRRTLFSEHYLSYSPGSFTRASMNLVSVRDIALYPPYQ